One window from the genome of Xiphophorus hellerii strain 12219 chromosome 16, Xiphophorus_hellerii-4.1, whole genome shotgun sequence encodes:
- the tmem100a gene encoding transmembrane protein 100 — MPDELNKDAMKTPATSEKPKAPEQPPVAMTTLNIPLVNEVQLTAATGGAELSCYRCTVPFGVVVLIAGIVVTAVAYSFNSHGSTISYFGLVLLSAGLVLLASSAVCWKVRLERKKERRRESQTALVTNRRSIFT, encoded by the coding sequence ATGCCAGACGAACTCAACAAGGACGCAATGAAGACGCCAGCGACCTCTGAGAAGCCCAAAGCCCCCGAGCAACCACCAGTCGCTATGACGACACTGAACATCCCCCTGGTTAACGAGGTCCAGCTGACGGCAGCCACCGGCGGCGCGGAGCTCTCCTGCTACCGCTGCACCGTCCCGTTCGGCGTGGTGGTCCTCATCGCCGGCATCGTGGTCACCGCCGTGGCGTACAGCTTCAACTCGCACGGATCCACCATCTCCTACTTcgggttggtgctgctgtcggCCGGGCTGGTGCTGCTGGCGTCCAGCGCCGTCTGCTGGAAGGTGCGGCTGGAGCGGAAGAAGGAGAGGCGGCGAGAGAGTCAAACCGCCCTGGTCACCAACCGGAGGAGCATTTTCACATGA
- the mmd gene encoding monocyte to macrophage differentiation factor, whose translation MLGLSICAAPRAGLLFYSSSNTSGLCCFHLWNIKGADMKGVYSFHRFMNRRASANCRYQPTVYEHAANCYTHALLIVPAFVGMTLLHCLSDNNWERITAWVYGLGLCALFVVSTVFHIITWKKSHMRSVEQCFHMCDRVVIYFFIAASYTPWLNLRDLGPLAAHMRWFVWLMAAAGTIYVFNYHEKYKLVELAFYLTMGFFPASVVASMSNTDGLQELACGGLIYCLGVFFFKSDGVIPFAHAIWHVFVALAAAVHYYAIWKYLYNAASSKSLLQS comes from the exons ATGTTAGGCCTTTCGATTTGTGCGGCTCCTCGGGCaggtttattgttttattcctCCTCAAACACATCAGGTCTCTGTTGTTTTCATCTGTGGAATATAAAAGGAGCAGATATGAAGGGTGTTTATAGTTTTCATAG ATTCATGAACCGACGGGCTTCTGCTAACTGCCGCTACCAGCCCACCGTCTACGAACATGCTGCCAACTGCTACACTCATGCA CTCCTCATCGTGCCGGCCTTCGTGGGAATGACGCTCTTGCACTGCTTGTCCGACAACAACTGGGAGCGGATCACGGCCTGGGTGTACGGACTGGGCCTGTGCGCCCTCTTCGTGGTCTCCACCGTGTTTCACATCATCACCTGGAAGAAGAGCCACATGAG GTCAGTGGAGCAGTGCTTCCACATGTGTGACCGAGTCGTCATCTACTTCTTCATCGCTGCCTCTTACACACCTTG GTTGAACCTGCGGGACCTCGGACCGTTAGCGGCTCACATGCGCTGGTTTGTGTGGCTCATGGCTGCTGCCGGGACCATTTATGTCTTCAACTATCATGAAAA GTACAAACTGGTGGAGTTGGCCTTCTATTTGACTATGGGATTTTTTCCTGCATCAGTCGTGGCATCAATG agcaACACGGACGGCCTGCAGGAGCTGGCGTGTGGAGGACTCATCTACTGCCTCGGCGTGTTCTTCTTCAAGAGCGACGGCGTCATCCCCTTTGCTCACGCCATCTGGCACGTGTTTGTGGCTCTGGCTGCCGCCGTGCATTACTACGCCATCTGGAAGTACCTGTACAACGCGGCCAGCTCCAAATCCCTCCTCCAGTCCTGA